In a genomic window of Rhododendron vialii isolate Sample 1 chromosome 12a, ASM3025357v1:
- the LOC131311858 gene encoding uncharacterized protein LOC131311858 isoform X2: MEETGAVQQINQQAQEQDDYPHQCHHHQVCNQKEESEESALVQLQSRKPNLSSLQIPERSMESTLSSFMRIDTPSHGPSPSSTRARLPPKPNSAKLKPSVRNLLPKGSFRAKYLSQCGEETVLDTPDAPMSNKPSTSMSFPLKAQKSAHSLPVSPVANLGLQSAEERDLEGHFEISLEIQHHMMRSSSVPVIVKTRSLRRMNSDGGLIRVIPATPHPATVDGASPKNASDTEIASEDAGEDIPEEEAVCRICLVELREGGETLKMQCSCRGELALAHQECAVKWFTIKGNKTCDVCKQDVKNLPVILLKTQYPQTLRRRPPAAPQQREVTHCRPQDVPILVMVSMLAYFCFMEQLLVSDVGPRALAICLVFSCVLGLLSSMITSIMVSKSYIWAYASFQFVIVILFAHVFYNLLNVNSILTVLLSSFTGFGIAITTNALIVEFLRWRVRQNPLQHISGVTQQHHHRSLHQYRQRHQPQQQQQSVENLPVEPTDGAELLEVRIQTT; encoded by the exons aTGGAGGAAACTGGTGCTGTTCAACAAATAAACCAGCAAGCTCAAGAACAGGATGATTACCCTCACCAGTGTCATCATCATCAG GTGTGTAATCAGAAAGAAGAGAGTGAAGAATCGGCCTTAGTGCAACTGCAGTCCAGAAAGCCGAACCTATCCTCTCTTCAAATACCAGAAAGGTCCATGGAAAGTACATTGTCCAGTTTCATGAGAATTGATACTCCTTCTCATGGGCCTAGTCCTAGTTCTACCAGAGCAAGACTCCCCCCTAAACCGAATTCAGCCAAGTTGAAGCCGTCCGTGAGAAATCTGCTTCCGAAGGGAAGCTTTAGGGCTAAATACCTATCCCAGTGCGGTGAAGAGACAGTTCTTGATACCCCAGATGCTCCTATGTCGAATAAGCCTTCTACTTCTATGTCATTTCCTCTCAAGGCACAAAAATCAGCCCATTCTTTACCTGTGTCACCGGTTGCAAATTTAGGACTCCAATCTGCGGAGGAAAGGGATTTGGAGggccattttgaaatttct CTAGAAATTCAGCACCACATGATGCGATCATCTTCGGTTCCAGTAATTGTCAAAACCAGAAGCTTACGGCGAATGAATTCCGACGGGGGGTTGATCCGTGTAATTCCGGCAACACCTCATCCTGCAACCGTTGATGGTGCCTCACCAAAAAATGCCTCAGACACAGAAATTG CCAGTGAAGACGCTGGGGAAGATATTCCCGAGGAAGAAGCCGTTTGCCGAATTTGTCTAGTCGAGCTTCGTGAAGGTGGTGAAACTCTAAAGATGCAGTGCAGCTGTAGAGGAGAGCTTGCACTTGCCCACCAGGAGTGTGCTGTGAAATGGTTTACCATTAAAGGAAACAAGACTTGTGATGTCTGCAAGCAGGATGTTAAAAACCTTCCAGTAATATTATTGAAAACACAATATCCTCAGACTTTGAGAAGACGTCCACCTGCTGCTCCGCAACAGAGGGAAGTCACTCATTGCAG GCCCCAGGATGTACCCATTCTTGTCATGGTCAGCATGCTTGCATATTTTTGCTTTATGGAGCAACTTCtg GTATCTGATGTAGGACCTCGTGCTCTTGCTATCTGCTTAGTTTTCTCTTGTGTTTTAGGTCTCCTTTCTTCCATGATAACTTCTATTATGG TGAGCAAGAGTTACATATGGGCTTATGCTTCATTCCAGTTTGTAATTGTTATCTTGTTTGCTCATGTATTTTATAACCTG CTCAATGTAAATTCAATCCTCACCGTACTCCTTTCCTCCTTCACTGGTTTTGGCATTGCAATCACCACAAATGCACTTATTGTGGAGTTCTTGAGATGGAGGGTGAGACAAAATCCCTTGCAGCATATTAGTGGTGTCACTCAGCAACACCACCACCGCAGCCTGCACCAATATCGCCAACGGCATCAACcacaacagcaacaacaatCAGTAGAAAATCTTCCCGTGGAGCCCACAGATGGTGCTGAACTGCTAGAAGTGAGGATCCAGACCACATAA
- the LOC131311858 gene encoding uncharacterized protein LOC131311858 isoform X3, with the protein MEETGAVQQINQQAQEQDDYPHQCHHHQVCNQKEESEESALVQLQSRKPNLSSLQIPERSMESTLSSFMRIDTPSHGPSPSSTRARLPPKPNSAKLKPSVRNLLPKGSFRAKYLSQCGEETVLDTPDAPMSNKPSTSMSFPLKAQKSAHSLPVSPVANLGLQSAEERDLEGHFEISKLEIQHHMMRSSSVPVIVKTRSLRRMNSDGGLIRVIPATPHPATVDGASPKNASDTEIASEDAGEDIPEEEAVCRICLVELREGGETLKMQCSCRGELALAHQECAVKWFTIKGNKTCDVCKQDVKNLPVILLKTQYPQTLRRRPPAAPQQREVTHCRPQDVPILVMVSMLAYFCFMEQLLLNVNSILTVLLSSFTGFGIAITTNALIVEFLRWRVRQNPLQHISGVTQQHHHRSLHQYRQRHQPQQQQQSVENLPVEPTDGAELLEVRIQTT; encoded by the exons aTGGAGGAAACTGGTGCTGTTCAACAAATAAACCAGCAAGCTCAAGAACAGGATGATTACCCTCACCAGTGTCATCATCATCAG GTGTGTAATCAGAAAGAAGAGAGTGAAGAATCGGCCTTAGTGCAACTGCAGTCCAGAAAGCCGAACCTATCCTCTCTTCAAATACCAGAAAGGTCCATGGAAAGTACATTGTCCAGTTTCATGAGAATTGATACTCCTTCTCATGGGCCTAGTCCTAGTTCTACCAGAGCAAGACTCCCCCCTAAACCGAATTCAGCCAAGTTGAAGCCGTCCGTGAGAAATCTGCTTCCGAAGGGAAGCTTTAGGGCTAAATACCTATCCCAGTGCGGTGAAGAGACAGTTCTTGATACCCCAGATGCTCCTATGTCGAATAAGCCTTCTACTTCTATGTCATTTCCTCTCAAGGCACAAAAATCAGCCCATTCTTTACCTGTGTCACCGGTTGCAAATTTAGGACTCCAATCTGCGGAGGAAAGGGATTTGGAGggccattttgaaatttct AAGCTAGAAATTCAGCACCACATGATGCGATCATCTTCGGTTCCAGTAATTGTCAAAACCAGAAGCTTACGGCGAATGAATTCCGACGGGGGGTTGATCCGTGTAATTCCGGCAACACCTCATCCTGCAACCGTTGATGGTGCCTCACCAAAAAATGCCTCAGACACAGAAATTG CCAGTGAAGACGCTGGGGAAGATATTCCCGAGGAAGAAGCCGTTTGCCGAATTTGTCTAGTCGAGCTTCGTGAAGGTGGTGAAACTCTAAAGATGCAGTGCAGCTGTAGAGGAGAGCTTGCACTTGCCCACCAGGAGTGTGCTGTGAAATGGTTTACCATTAAAGGAAACAAGACTTGTGATGTCTGCAAGCAGGATGTTAAAAACCTTCCAGTAATATTATTGAAAACACAATATCCTCAGACTTTGAGAAGACGTCCACCTGCTGCTCCGCAACAGAGGGAAGTCACTCATTGCAG GCCCCAGGATGTACCCATTCTTGTCATGGTCAGCATGCTTGCATATTTTTGCTTTATGGAGCAACTTCtg CTCAATGTAAATTCAATCCTCACCGTACTCCTTTCCTCCTTCACTGGTTTTGGCATTGCAATCACCACAAATGCACTTATTGTGGAGTTCTTGAGATGGAGGGTGAGACAAAATCCCTTGCAGCATATTAGTGGTGTCACTCAGCAACACCACCACCGCAGCCTGCACCAATATCGCCAACGGCATCAACcacaacagcaacaacaatCAGTAGAAAATCTTCCCGTGGAGCCCACAGATGGTGCTGAACTGCTAGAAGTGAGGATCCAGACCACATAA
- the LOC131311858 gene encoding uncharacterized protein LOC131311858 isoform X1 — MEETGAVQQINQQAQEQDDYPHQCHHHQVCNQKEESEESALVQLQSRKPNLSSLQIPERSMESTLSSFMRIDTPSHGPSPSSTRARLPPKPNSAKLKPSVRNLLPKGSFRAKYLSQCGEETVLDTPDAPMSNKPSTSMSFPLKAQKSAHSLPVSPVANLGLQSAEERDLEGHFEISKLEIQHHMMRSSSVPVIVKTRSLRRMNSDGGLIRVIPATPHPATVDGASPKNASDTEIASEDAGEDIPEEEAVCRICLVELREGGETLKMQCSCRGELALAHQECAVKWFTIKGNKTCDVCKQDVKNLPVILLKTQYPQTLRRRPPAAPQQREVTHCRPQDVPILVMVSMLAYFCFMEQLLVSDVGPRALAICLVFSCVLGLLSSMITSIMVSKSYIWAYASFQFVIVILFAHVFYNLLNVNSILTVLLSSFTGFGIAITTNALIVEFLRWRVRQNPLQHISGVTQQHHHRSLHQYRQRHQPQQQQQSVENLPVEPTDGAELLEVRIQTT; from the exons aTGGAGGAAACTGGTGCTGTTCAACAAATAAACCAGCAAGCTCAAGAACAGGATGATTACCCTCACCAGTGTCATCATCATCAG GTGTGTAATCAGAAAGAAGAGAGTGAAGAATCGGCCTTAGTGCAACTGCAGTCCAGAAAGCCGAACCTATCCTCTCTTCAAATACCAGAAAGGTCCATGGAAAGTACATTGTCCAGTTTCATGAGAATTGATACTCCTTCTCATGGGCCTAGTCCTAGTTCTACCAGAGCAAGACTCCCCCCTAAACCGAATTCAGCCAAGTTGAAGCCGTCCGTGAGAAATCTGCTTCCGAAGGGAAGCTTTAGGGCTAAATACCTATCCCAGTGCGGTGAAGAGACAGTTCTTGATACCCCAGATGCTCCTATGTCGAATAAGCCTTCTACTTCTATGTCATTTCCTCTCAAGGCACAAAAATCAGCCCATTCTTTACCTGTGTCACCGGTTGCAAATTTAGGACTCCAATCTGCGGAGGAAAGGGATTTGGAGggccattttgaaatttct AAGCTAGAAATTCAGCACCACATGATGCGATCATCTTCGGTTCCAGTAATTGTCAAAACCAGAAGCTTACGGCGAATGAATTCCGACGGGGGGTTGATCCGTGTAATTCCGGCAACACCTCATCCTGCAACCGTTGATGGTGCCTCACCAAAAAATGCCTCAGACACAGAAATTG CCAGTGAAGACGCTGGGGAAGATATTCCCGAGGAAGAAGCCGTTTGCCGAATTTGTCTAGTCGAGCTTCGTGAAGGTGGTGAAACTCTAAAGATGCAGTGCAGCTGTAGAGGAGAGCTTGCACTTGCCCACCAGGAGTGTGCTGTGAAATGGTTTACCATTAAAGGAAACAAGACTTGTGATGTCTGCAAGCAGGATGTTAAAAACCTTCCAGTAATATTATTGAAAACACAATATCCTCAGACTTTGAGAAGACGTCCACCTGCTGCTCCGCAACAGAGGGAAGTCACTCATTGCAG GCCCCAGGATGTACCCATTCTTGTCATGGTCAGCATGCTTGCATATTTTTGCTTTATGGAGCAACTTCtg GTATCTGATGTAGGACCTCGTGCTCTTGCTATCTGCTTAGTTTTCTCTTGTGTTTTAGGTCTCCTTTCTTCCATGATAACTTCTATTATGG TGAGCAAGAGTTACATATGGGCTTATGCTTCATTCCAGTTTGTAATTGTTATCTTGTTTGCTCATGTATTTTATAACCTG CTCAATGTAAATTCAATCCTCACCGTACTCCTTTCCTCCTTCACTGGTTTTGGCATTGCAATCACCACAAATGCACTTATTGTGGAGTTCTTGAGATGGAGGGTGAGACAAAATCCCTTGCAGCATATTAGTGGTGTCACTCAGCAACACCACCACCGCAGCCTGCACCAATATCGCCAACGGCATCAACcacaacagcaacaacaatCAGTAGAAAATCTTCCCGTGGAGCCCACAGATGGTGCTGAACTGCTAGAAGTGAGGATCCAGACCACATAA